From one Equus asinus isolate D_3611 breed Donkey chromosome 5, EquAss-T2T_v2, whole genome shotgun sequence genomic stretch:
- the RCC2 gene encoding protein RCC2 isoform X2, producing the protein MRAETQGRDPGPLLPRKLEGSKCKGQLLIFGATNWDLIGRKEVPKQQAAYRNLGQNLWGPHRYGCLSGVRVRTVVSGSCAAHSLLITTEGKLWSWGRNEKGQLGHGDTKRVEAPRLIEGLSHEVIVSAACGRNHTLALTETGSVFAFGENKMGQLGLGNQTDAVPSPAQIMYNGQPITKMACGAEFSMIMDCKGNLYSFGCPEYGQLGHNSDGKFIARAQRIEYDCELVPRRVAIFIEKTKDGQILPVPNVVVRDVACGANHTLVLDSQKRVFSWGFGGYGRLGHAEQKDEMVPRLVKLFDFPGRGASQIYAGYTCSFAVSEVGGLFFWGATNTSRESTMYPKAVQDLCGWRIRSLACGKSSILVAADESTISWGPSPTFGELGYGDHKPKSSTAAQEVKTLDGVFTEQVAMGYSHSLVIARDESETEKEKIKKLPEYNPRTL; encoded by the exons aAACTTGAAGGGTCTAAGTGCAAAGGGCAGCTTTTGATTTTTGGGGCCACCAACTGGGACTTGATTGGTCGGAAAGAAGTGCCTAAGCAACAAG CTGCTTACCGCAACCTCGGTCAGAACTTGTGGGGGCCCCACAGATACGGGTGCCTATCGGGGGTCCGGGTGCGGACGGTGGTGTCTGGTTCGTGTGCTGCCCACAGCCTCCTCATCACCACAGAAGGGAAGCTGTGGAGCTGGG GTCGAAATGAGAAGGGGCAGCTGGGACATGGCGACACCAAGAGGGTTGAAGCCCCCAGACTCATTGAGGGTCTCAGCCACGAAGTGATTGTGTCTGCGGCCTGTGGGCGGAACCACACCCTGGCCTTGACAG AAACGGGCTCCGTGTTTGCATTTGGAGAGAACAAGATGGGGCAGCTGGGCCTCGGCAACCAGACGGACGCGGTCCCGAGCCCCGCACAG ATAATGTACAACGGCCAGCCAATTACCAAAATGGCCTGTGGGGCTGAATTCAGTATGATAATGGACTGCAAGGGGAACCTGTATTCCTTCGGGTGCCCTGAATACGGGCAGCTGG GGCACAACTCGGACGGAAAGTTCATTGCCCGGGCGCAGCGGATAGAGTACGACTGCGAGCTGGTGCCCCGGCGCGTGGCCATCTTCATCGAGAAGACGAAAGATGGGCAGATCCTGCCCGTCCCAAACGTGGTCGTCCGAGACGTGGCCTGCGGCGCCAACCACACG CTGGTGCTGGACTCCCAGAAGCGCGTCTTCTCCTGGGGCTTCGGTGGCTACGGCCGGCTGGGCCACGCCGAGCAGAAGGACGAGATGGTGCCCCGCCTGGTGAAGCTGTTCGACTTCCCTGGACGTGGGGCGTCCCAGATCTACGCCGGCTACACCTGCTCCTTTGCAGTCAGCGAAGTGG GTGGTCTGTTTTTCTGGGGGGCCACGAACACATCTCGTGAATCTACCATGTACCCGAAGGCCGTGCAGGACCTCTGCGGCTGGAGAATCCGGAGCCTGGCTTGTGG GAAGAGCAGCATCCTCGTGGCTGCGGACGAGAGCACCATCAGCTGGGGCCCGTCGCCGACCTTCGGGGAGCTG GGCTATGGGGACCACAAGCCCAAGTCTTCCACGGCAGCTCAAGAGGTGAAGACGCTGGACGGCGTTTTCACGGAGCAG GTCGCCATGGGCTACTCGCACTCCTTGGTGATAGCGAGAGACGAAAGCGAGACCGAGAAGGAGAAGATCAAGAAACTGCCAGAGTATAACCCGCGGACCCTCTGA